From the Saprospiraceae bacterium genome, one window contains:
- a CDS encoding glycosyltransferase family 4 protein, which yields MLHRKVRIGFLGARCDNGGLGIESKYFIKHINPEKIMVVVVGNHKAFPDRFPNATIVKGIPTDKQIEDFVKDIDVLFCIETPYNWNAFRIARKHGVKTVMRINYEWLPFPTPSVPDVMINPVDWYMHELPENAVYLKFPVDRSVIPFKKRKKAKTFLHIVGHGGGYGRNGTQELLKAIPMVKSDVRFIIYSQVNVEKIDDDRIEWRIGNYMNEGELFNDGDVFLFPRKYAGQALSMNEAMASGMAIMMTDMKPQNKILPKELLISPKEMTEVFINRNIEMAILDPKDIAKKIDEWANKDISRFSEISNKIANEMSWKTLRSKYIEILQ from the coding sequence ATGCTTCATAGAAAAGTACGAATAGGATTTCTCGGTGCGAGGTGTGACAATGGTGGTCTTGGAATAGAATCCAAATACTTCATCAAGCACATAAATCCAGAAAAAATAATGGTCGTTGTTGTCGGAAATCACAAAGCGTTCCCCGATAGGTTTCCAAATGCAACTATCGTAAAAGGAATACCGACAGATAAGCAGATAGAGGACTTTGTTAAGGATATAGATGTTTTGTTCTGTATAGAAACTCCATACAACTGGAACGCATTCAGGATAGCAAGAAAACACGGCGTAAAGACGGTAATGAGGATAAACTATGAGTGGCTTCCGTTCCCAACTCCGTCCGTCCCCGATGTGATGATAAACCCAGTTGATTGGTATATGCACGAACTTCCAGAGAATGCAGTGTATCTAAAGTTTCCAGTGGACAGAAGTGTAATTCCATTTAAGAAAAGAAAGAAGGCGAAAACATTTCTGCATATAGTTGGACACGGTGGGGGTTACGGAAGGAACGGCACACAAGAACTATTAAAAGCAATTCCAATGGTAAAGAGTGATGTGAGGTTTATAATATACAGTCAAGTTAATGTAGAGAAGATTGATGACGATAGGATAGAGTGGAGGATAGGAAACTATATGAATGAAGGTGAGTTGTTTAATGATGGAGATGTATTCCTTTTTCCGAGGAAGTATGCGGGGCAGGCACTCTCAATGAATGAGGCGATGGCTTCTGGTATGGCTATAATGATGACCGATATGAAACCACAGAATAAGATTCTTCCAAAAGAACTTCTCATATCGCCAAAAGAAATGACCGAGGTATTCATAAACAGGAATATAGAGATGGCTATATTAGACCCGAAAGATATAGCAAAGAAGATAGACGAGTGGGCGAACAAGGACATTTCAAGGTTTTCTGAAATATCGAACAAAATTGCAAACGAGATGAGTTGGAAAACACTAAGGTCGAAATATATAGAAATATTACAATGA
- a CDS encoding polysaccharide pyruvyl transferase family protein, with the protein MWKKEIKTFWVDCGNNFGDNLTWYLLWKLFDIRLIQTTPKEARFIGAGSILEYIDNNFNGTIFGTGMMYSNTRKDFTNANVVGLRGKLTLERCKYRGEPVLGDLGLLSHLLCKSREKKYKLGLIPHYVDKDNQQIKEWSKVDGVKYIDVRSGVQNVIDLAAQCDTIVSSSLHGIMLADSLNIPNEWVKLSNKVNGEDFKFRDYYSIFNISPEPKTEISWVVGDYERENVEGIKAELHKKLIELCEII; encoded by the coding sequence ATGTGGAAAAAAGAGATAAAAACATTCTGGGTTGATTGTGGAAATAACTTTGGAGACAATCTAACGTGGTATCTTTTGTGGAAATTGTTTGACATACGTCTTATACAGACAACTCCAAAAGAAGCTCGATTTATTGGTGCTGGTTCTATACTTGAATATATAGATAATAATTTTAATGGTACTATTTTTGGAACTGGAATGATGTATTCAAACACACGCAAGGATTTTACAAATGCAAATGTTGTTGGTCTTAGGGGCAAACTCACACTAGAGCGGTGTAAGTATAGAGGTGAACCAGTTCTTGGGGATTTGGGATTACTCTCGCATCTATTATGTAAATCAAGGGAAAAGAAATATAAACTTGGACTTATTCCACACTATGTTGATAAAGACAATCAACAAATAAAGGAATGGTCAAAGGTTGATGGAGTAAAATATATTGATGTGCGTTCTGGCGTTCAAAATGTAATAGACTTGGCGGCACAGTGCGACACAATAGTTTCTTCTTCGTTACACGGTATAATGCTTGCAGACTCGCTAAATATACCAAATGAATGGGTTAAATTGAGTAATAAAGTAAATGGAGAAGATTTCAAATTCAGGGATTACTATTCTATATTCAATATATCTCCAGAACCAAAAACTGAGATATCGTGGGTTGTTGGTGATTATGAAAGGGAAAACGTAGAGGGAATAAAGGCGGAACTGCACAAAAAGTTAATTGAACTATGCGAGATTATCTAG
- a CDS encoding CopG family transcriptional regulator: MNKKLIFGILPPTEARQVVAFRLGKKEIETLEQKAKEHNISRSELIRALIRSLEKYKNKSI; the protein is encoded by the coding sequence ATGAATAAGAAACTCATATTCGGCATTCTTCCTCCCACGGAAGCGCGACAAGTGGTCGCCTTTCGTCTCGGGAAGAAAGAAATCGAAACGCTCGAACAAAAAGCAAAGGAGCACAACATATCAAGGTCGGAACTTATTAGGGCACTCATCAGATCGTTGGAAAAATATAAAAATAAATCTATATGA
- a CDS encoding glycosyltransferase family 1 protein: MKIAYLGNFRPTHSTETHVAASFEELGHDVIRIQEDKYNSDEILDMSRNADFFLWTKTWGVIGDAMKMLKSLKIPTVSYHLDLYVGLERQKDIDNSPFWKTDYVFTPDGGHDKFFKDRGINHHFMKAGVYGKECFIGDKRKEFEYDVIFVGSKSYHREWTHRQNLIHFLEKTFGDSFRLFPNDDFKCVRGKDLNDLYASAKVVVGDSLYSPYYWSDRIYETTGRGGFIIHPIIAGLSDEFEYGEDIVGYRHTNFDRLERVINHYLKHEKERESIRINGHEKTKNNYTYVHRCKQILETIK; the protein is encoded by the coding sequence ATGAAAATAGCATACTTGGGAAATTTCAGACCAACACATAGTACCGAAACACACGTTGCCGCATCTTTTGAAGAACTTGGACACGATGTAATAAGAATACAGGAAGATAAGTACAATTCTGATGAGATACTCGATATGAGCAGAAATGCCGACTTCTTTCTGTGGACAAAGACGTGGGGTGTTATTGGAGACGCTATGAAGATGTTGAAGTCGTTGAAAATTCCTACGGTAAGTTATCATCTTGATTTATACGTTGGTCTGGAAAGACAAAAAGATATAGACAATTCACCATTTTGGAAGACTGATTATGTTTTCACTCCAGACGGAGGACACGACAAATTCTTCAAAGATAGGGGAATAAATCACCACTTTATGAAAGCCGGTGTATATGGAAAGGAATGTTTCATTGGAGACAAAAGAAAGGAATTTGAATATGATGTCATATTCGTTGGAAGCAAATCATATCACAGGGAATGGACTCACAGGCAAAACCTAATCCACTTTCTTGAAAAAACATTTGGAGATTCATTTAGATTATTTCCCAATGATGATTTCAAGTGTGTGAGAGGAAAAGATTTGAATGATTTATATGCGTCCGCAAAAGTAGTGGTGGGAGATAGTCTTTATTCACCATATTACTGGTCTGATAGGATATATGAAACAACTGGAAGAGGAGGATTTATCATACATCCAATAATAGCTGGATTAAGTGATGAGTTTGAATATGGAGAAGATATTGTAGGATATAGACACACCAATTTTGACAGACTTGAAAGAGTTATAAATCATTATTTGAAACACGAAAAAGAAAGAGAATCTATAAGAATAAACGGACACGAAAAGACAAAGAATAACTACACCTACGTTCATAGATGTAAACAAATACTTGAAACAATAAAATGA
- a CDS encoding class I SAM-dependent methyltransferase — translation MKNHSTEFREIAEKYRNETDKGKYESFYQREFSRMKNDEIIILEIGVFRGKGMEVLKEFFPNAKVYGIDIDKYCERYGNVFIGSEIDKDFLLSVVDKIGEPDIIIDDGSHKTSHQKQTFDILFPRLKSGGIYVIEDLETSYLSGWLDDDRPTTDFLKEKIDEVNLYGKSHKGQFARSEVGNITDIQSIRFYTSICFIEKYE, via the coding sequence ATGAAAAACCATTCAACAGAGTTTAGGGAAATAGCGGAAAAATATAGGAACGAGACCGATAAGGGAAAGTACGAATCTTTTTATCAGCGTGAGTTTTCTCGTATGAAAAATGACGAAATTATTATACTTGAAATAGGGGTATTCAGAGGAAAGGGGATGGAGGTATTGAAAGAGTTTTTTCCAAATGCGAAAGTTTATGGTATAGACATAGATAAATACTGCGAGAGATACGGGAATGTATTTATAGGAAGTGAGATTGACAAGGACTTTCTTTTGTCTGTTGTAGATAAAATTGGGGAGCCAGATATTATTATCGACGATGGGAGTCATAAGACAAGCCACCAAAAACAAACCTTTGATATATTATTTCCCAGATTAAAGAGTGGTGGCATTTATGTAATAGAGGACTTGGAAACAAGTTATTTAAGTGGTTGGTTGGACGATGATAGACCCACGACAGATTTCCTAAAAGAGAAAATTGATGAAGTAAATCTTTATGGAAAATCGCATAAGGGACAATTCGCAAGGTCGGAGGTAGGGAATATAACCGATATACAAAGTATCAGGTTCTATACCAGTATATGCTTCATAGAAAAGTACGAATAG
- a CDS encoding AAA family ATPase: MKIITSHELNEEIKKLPPREKMHFQNFPKLDDIFGGFYGGEIYTLGAFPGAGKTTFLISLTKDLAQTYPCMWFSCEMEPQSFMEMFGDDVPLFHLPKSIPTRAKSGERMMWLESMIMKAKKEYGTRIVMLDHLQYLTNVAVSSQVQVVDYVMRYLKEMVIRQDVALFLITHLKKETQDISRPSLDNLRGSQMIAGESFGVMFISRLKSKEQDEDGEHQWSNRSKVYVDKNRRGGKLGYVKVEYNFKEKMFYEL, translated from the coding sequence ATGAAAATAATAACATCACACGAACTCAACGAGGAAATAAAGAAACTCCCTCCGAGAGAGAAGATGCACTTCCAGAACTTCCCCAAACTTGACGACATTTTTGGTGGTTTCTACGGAGGTGAGATTTATACGCTCGGTGCATTTCCCGGAGCAGGAAAAACCACGTTCCTCATATCACTTACAAAAGACCTCGCGCAAACCTACCCCTGTATGTGGTTTTCGTGCGAAATGGAACCACAATCGTTCATGGAAATGTTTGGTGACGATGTTCCACTCTTCCATCTTCCAAAAAGTATCCCAACGAGAGCAAAGTCTGGAGAGCGAATGATGTGGCTTGAAAGTATGATAATGAAAGCGAAGAAAGAATATGGAACTAGGATTGTGATGCTTGACCACCTCCAATATCTCACGAATGTGGCGGTATCAAGTCAGGTTCAGGTAGTTGATTATGTTATGAGATACCTGAAGGAAATGGTGATAAGGCAGGATGTGGCTTTATTCCTTATAACTCACCTCAAAAAAGAAACACAAGACATTTCAAGACCGTCACTTGATAATCTGAGGGGCTCACAAATGATAGCGGGCGAGAGTTTCGGTGTTATGTTTATCTCGCGGCTAAAATCCAAGGAACAGGACGAGGATGGGGAACACCAATGGAGTAACAGGAGCAAGGTGTATGTTGATAAAAACAGACGCGGTGGGAAGTTGGGTTATGTGAAGGTTGAGTATAATTTCAAGGAAAAAATGTTTTATGAACTATGA
- a CDS encoding M23 family metallopeptidase, with translation MKFCKPFYNASTFNISQRFGENPQIYGALGHQAIDFFPFNASVATMLVAPEDVRIVKLVDGRKLDPSLAPLERGYGVLMQSIAFPDMYHVYWHCSAVFPVEEGDIIKQGKIVAQMSNSGFVMSRGQIIPLDIRSIPPYRGTHLHWEHYILLNGVKTYLDPLNNLDWDIKVEGSPLDAIANILKKITSLFK, from the coding sequence ATGAAATTCTGTAAACCATTTTATAACGCTTCTACATTTAATATAAGTCAGCGATTCGGAGAGAATCCGCAGATTTATGGTGCGTTAGGACATCAGGCGATAGACTTCTTTCCGTTCAACGCTTCCGTTGCCACAATGCTTGTTGCACCAGAGGATGTGAGAATAGTGAAACTTGTTGATGGAAGAAAACTTGACCCATCTCTCGCTCCGTTGGAGCGCGGATATGGCGTGCTTATGCAATCAATAGCATTTCCCGATATGTACCACGTCTATTGGCATTGTTCGGCGGTGTTTCCTGTAGAAGAGGGTGATATAATAAAACAAGGAAAGATTGTAGCGCAAATGTCGAACTCTGGATTCGTGATGTCGAGAGGACAGATTATTCCGTTAGACATTCGTTCGATACCTCCGTACCGGGGAACGCATCTCCATTGGGAACACTACATTCTTCTAAATGGAGTGAAAACATATCTCGACCCGTTGAATAATTTAGATTGGGATATAAAAGTAGAAGGAAGTCCTCTCGACGCAATAGCAAATATTCTCAAAAAAATAACATCACTATTCAAATGA